The Larimichthys crocea isolate SSNF chromosome XI, L_crocea_2.0, whole genome shotgun sequence genome has a segment encoding these proteins:
- the LOC113746897 gene encoding trace amine-associated receptor 1-like — MSTFTTTTYLLCVSVGCLSVLIMFGNLLVIISIIYFKQLHTPTNYLILSLAVADLLVGFLVMPFSAILAVSSCWYYQDLLCKVRSTFDVFLTASSISNLCFISVDRYYAVCQPLRYRGKINVRVVVIMILVSWTVSAFFAVTVAFLGVNQGSNRGCVLFQNSSLAIVGLVFVFYIPTITMLTIYLKILTVAQRQARSIQNVTCQSKKSERKMERKATKTLAIVMGFFLTCWTPFFLCMTFNPLSDYTIPVALMAAFKWLGWSNSMLNPFIYAFFYSWFRSAFRMVISGKIFQGDFVNSKLL, encoded by the coding sequence ATGAGcaccttcaccaccaccacatatttattatgtgtttctgttggctGTTTATCAGTTCTTATAATGTTTGGAAACCTTCTTGTAATAATCTCCATCATTTACTTCAAACAGCTCCACACTCCTACAAACtacctcattctgtctctcgCTGTAGCTGACCTGCTTGTTGGCTTTTTAGTCATGCCTTTTAGTGCCATACTGGCTGTAAGCTCTTGTTGGTATTATCAAGATTTACTCTGTAAGGTACGAAGCACCTTTGATGTCTTTCTGACTGCCTCTTCTATTTCGAACTTGTGCTTTATTTCTGTTGACAGATATTATGCTGTGTGTCAGCCTCTGAGGTACAGAGGTAAAATAAATGTCCGTGTTGTTGTGATCATGATCCTGGTGAGCTGgactgtttctgctttttttgcAGTTACTGTGGCATTTCTGGGAGTGAACCAAGGATCTAACAGAGGGTGTGTCCTATTTCAAAATAGCAGCTTAGCAATTGTGggacttgtttttgtgttttatattccAACTATCACTATGTTAACCATATACTTAAAGATTCTGACGGTGGCACAGAGACAGGCACGCAGCATCCAAAACGTAACATGTCAGAGCAAAAAGTCTGaaaggaagatggagagaaaggccACCAAAACTTTGGCTATTGTAATGGGATTTTTTCTCACCTGTTGgactcctttctttctttgtatgaCATTTAACCCTTTGAGTGATTACACAATACCTGTTGCTCTAATGGCAGCATTTAAGTGGCTTGGATGGTCCAATTCAATGCTCAATCCATTCATCTATGCCTTCTTTTACAGCTGGTTTCGATCAGCTTTTAGAATGGTGATTTCTGGGAAAATATTTCAGGGAGATTTTGTTAATTCTAAGCTCCTTTGa